A region from the Lolium perenne isolate Kyuss_39 chromosome 4, Kyuss_2.0, whole genome shotgun sequence genome encodes:
- the LOC127296854 gene encoding uncharacterized protein — MSIPRRLSRLPAAGTTSPSTANLSISHGGTGGRPSTAVLAAAATAAAASGRASECQSLLLRMTRRRGASRLDIVTSLLAAASPTPTPQPQVFDLLIRTYTQSRKPREAFEAFRLLLDRRVPVPAAASNALLAALSRAGWPHLAADAYRLVLSSNSEVNAYTLNIMVHSHCKALQFDKVDAVVAEMGKRCVFPDVVTHNVMVDARFRAGDVEAAMAVVDSMVGKGIKPGILTYNAVLKGLCRNGRWDKAREVFGAMDECGVAPDVRSFNMLIGGFCRVGQVDEAMKFYKEMRRRGVTPDVVSFSSLIGLFARRGEMEHAVMYLREMREFGLMPDGVIYTMVIGGFCRSGSMLEALRVRDEMVACGCLPDVVTYNTLLNGLCKERRLSDAEELLTEMGERGVPPDLCTFTTLIHGYCREGNTEKALQLFDTMLQQRLTPDIVTYNTLIDGMCRQGDLGKANELWDDMHSREIFPNHITYSILIDSHCEKGQVDDAFGFLDEMVKKGIVPNIMTYNSIIKGYCRSGNVSKGQQFFQTMRHAKVLPDLITYNTLIHGYVKEEKMHEAFNLLNIMESEKVQPDNVTYNMIINGYCVHGNMQEAEWVYKKMGAKGIEPDRYTYMSMINGHVVAGNSKESFQLHDEMLQKGFAPDDKF; from the coding sequence ATGTCGATTCCCCGCCGCCTATCCCGCCTTCCCGCCGCCGGAACCACCAGTCCCTCCACCGCGAACCTCTCCATCTCCCACGGCGGAACCGGCGGGAGGCCCTCGACCGCCGTGCTGGCAGCcgccgcgacggcggcggcggcatcgggCCGCGCCTCGGAGTGCCAGTCCCTGCTCCTCCGCATGACCCGCCGCCGCGGCGCGTCCCGGCTCGACATCGTCACCTCCCTCCTGGCCGCCGCCTCCCCAACCCCGACCCCGCAGCCGCAGGTGTTCGACCTGCTCATCCGCACCTACACGCAGTCCCGCAAGCCGCGGGAGGCCTTCGAGGCCTTCCGCCTCCTGCTCGACCGCCGCGTGCCCGTCCCGGCCGCCGCCTCCAACGCGCTCCTCGCCGCCCTCTCGCGCGCGGGCTGGCCCCACCTCGCCGCCGACGCCTACCGCCTCGTCCTCTCCTCTAACTCCGAGGTAAACGCCTACACGCTCAACATCATGGTCCACAGCCACTGCAAGGCCCTGCAGTTCGACAAGGTCGACGCCGTCGTCGCCGAGATGGGGAAGCGGTGCGTGTTCCCGGACGTGGTCACGCACAATGTCATGGTTGATGCCAGGTTCCGCGCCGGGGATGTCGAGGCGGCGATGGCGGTCGTCGATTCGATGGTCGGTAAGGGGATAAAGCCGGGGATCCTGACGTATAACGCGGTGTTGAAGGGGCTGTGTAGGAATGGGAGGTGGGATAAGGCGAGGGAGGTGTTCGGCGCGATGGACGAGTGCGGGGTGGCGCCGGATGTTCGCAGCTTCAACATGCTGATTGGGGGGTTTTGTAGAGTTGGGCAGGTTGACGAGGcgatgaagttttacaaggagatGCGGCGGCGTGGAGTTACGCCGGATGTGGTGAGCTTTAGTTCCCTCATCGGGTTGTTTGCAAGGAGGGGGGAGATGGAGCATGCTGTGATGTACTTGAGGGAGATGAGAGAGTTCGGATTGATGCCTGACGGTGTCATTTACACAATGGTCATTGGCGGGTTCTGTAGGTCTGGGTCAATGTTGGAGGCACTGAGAGTTAGGGATGAGATGGTTGCCTGCGGATGTTTGCCGGATGTGGTAACTTACAATACCTTGCTGAATGGGCTTTGCAAAGAGCGTAGGTTGTCTGATGCAGAGGAGCTTTTGACTGAGATGGGGGAGAGGGGGGTTCCGCCCGATTTATGCACCTTCACAACTTTAATCCATGGGTATTGTAGGGAGGGTAACACAGAGAAAGCATTGCAGCTGTTTGACACGATGCTGCAGCAGCGTTTGACACCAGACATCGTGACGTACAACACTTTGATTGATGGAATGTGCAGGCAAGGTGATCTGGGCAAAGCTAATGAGCTGTGGGATGACATGCATTCTCGAGAAATCTTCCCCAACCACATTACCTACAGCATCCTGATAGACAGCCACTGTGAGAAGGGACAGGTGGATGATGCATTCGGTTTTCTGGATGAAATGGTAAAGAAGGGAATTGTGCCAAACATCATGACCTATAATTCCATCATTAAAGGTTACTGCCGGTCTGGAAATGTATCCAAGGGACAGCAGTTTTTCCAGACGATGAGGCATGCCAAGGTGTTGCCTGATTTGATTACGTACAACACACTAATCCATGGTTATGTTAAAGAAGAAAAAATGCATGAAGCTTTTAATTTGCTCAACATAATGGAGAGTGAAAAAGTTCAACCAGACAACGTCACGTATAATATGATCATAAATGGGTATTGCGTACACGGTAATATGCAGGAAGCTGAGTGGGTTTACAAGAAAATGGGTGCTAAAGGGATTGAACCGGATAGATATACATACATGTCCATGATAAATGGTCATGTTGTAGCTGGCAACTCGAAGGAGTCATTTCAGCTTCATGATGAGATGCTTCAAAAAGGGTTTGCtccagatgataaattttga
- the LOC127296852 gene encoding DNA topoisomerase 3-alpha isoform X1: MPPGGGAIRVLNVAEKPSVAKAVAEILSRGGMQSRAGRSRYNRVFEFNYAIGAQACHMLVTSVTGHLMELDFDDRYRKWYSCDPVDLFHAPVRKAVPQDKQDIKRTLEEEARTCQWLVLWLDCDREGENIAYEVVDICAGANRHLNIYRARFSALIPREIHDAVQHLARPNKLFADAVDARQEIDLRIGASFTRFQTMLLKDAFVLDVSGEERNMVLSYGPCQFPTLGFIVERFWEIQAHEPEEFWTINCSHTSDEGTASFLWIRGHLFDYSSAVVIYEMCVEEPMATVHNVRNQEKLKYPPYPLSTVELQKRASRCCRMSSEHTMKVAEELYQAGFISYPRTETDSFSPNTDLHAIVQEQVEHPVWGTYAQRLLNPEERLWRNPSNGGHDDKAHPPIHPTKFTTGETNWSEDHRKVYELVVRHFLACCSQPAVGAETTVEIDIAGEQFNASGRVVLAKNYLDVYRYDSWGGSLLPTYTVGQQFVPTTLTLDSGVTRPPPLLAEADLLSCMDKAGIGTDATMHEHIKKLLDRCYATKDANSRFSPTNLGEALVMGYDEMGYELWKPYLRSMMEADMKAVSIGTKSKSEVLQGCLQQMEACFRDARENKVKLLDAMGTFFARSNRPINETQPAEVVRRCGLCNASDMLLKRRPTGGFMVGCGGYPLCRNVVWLPGSLAEAAVTQHICPTCVPGPVRKIQFKFNRRDIPPNYDVDHLGCVGGCDDVLKELTELSRFGGHNQTATPARSQSQTQTPSGVRQGTPRQDLHTGFRPTGQFTNEHTPVMNPQARGQSQNTSGVRQGAPPPRQDLHTGFRTGRQFANEQTPGVNPQGFRSTHTQSSRNASDARQVLCTTCGEACISRTANTEANRGRKFYKCQNSCGFFAWEDELENVVPRGRGRGGRGSSSRASASASAGRRGGGRGRRGRGRNNDGDGMTFVSATGDTVHGCCFTCGDPSHFANVCPNRGR; encoded by the exons ATgcctcccggcggcggcgcgATCCGCGTGCTCAACGTCGCGGAGAAGCCGTCGGTGGCCAAGGCCGTGGCGGAGATCCTGTCGCGCGGCGGGATGCAGTCGCGCGCGGGCCGGTCCCGGTACAACCGCGTCTTCGAGTTCAACTACGCCATCGGCGCGCAGGCCTGCCACATGCTCGTCACCTCCGTCACCGGCCACCTCATGGAGCTCGACTTCGACGACCGCTACCGGAAATGGTACTCCTGCGACCCCGTCGACCTCTTCCACGCCCCCGTCCGCAAGGCCGTTCCCCAG GATAAACAGGACATAAAAAGAACATTGGAGGAGGAAGCTAGGACGTGTCAGTGGCTTGTGTTATGGCTTGATTGTGATAGAGAGGGTGAGAATATTGCATATGAAGTGGTTGATATTTGTGCCGGCGCCAACCGTCATCTCAACATTTATAGAGCTCGTTTCTCAGCTTTGATTCCCAG GGAGATACATGATGCCGTGCAACATCTTGCCAGACCCAACAAGCTCTTTGCTGATGCGGTGGATGCAAGACAG GAAATTGACCTTCGCATAGGTGCCTCCTTCACTAGGTTTCAGACAATGCTTCTTAAAGATGCTTTTGTCCTTGATGTCAGTGGGGAAGAAAGGAATATGGTTCTGAGTTATGGTCCTTGCCAG TTTCCAACCCTAGGATTCATTGTCGAGCGTTTCTGGGAGATACAAGCGCACGAACCTGAAGAGTTCTGGACAATAAATTGTTCTCACACTTCAGACGAAGGCACTGCATCCTTTCTTTGGAT ACGTGGTCATTTGTTTGATTACTCATCCGCTGTTGTAATCTATGAAATGTGTGTTGAAGAACCAATGGCAACA GTACATAATGTCAGAAATCAGGAGAAACTAAAATACCCTCCATATCCACTAAGTACTGTGGAGCTTCAGAAACGTGCTTCTAGGTGCTGTAGAATGAGTTCAGAGCACACAATGAAG GTGGCTGAAGAACTTTATCAAGCTGGATTCATTAGTTATCCCAGGACAGAGACTGATAGTTTCTCTCCAAACACTGACCTACAT GCAATTGTACAAGAACAAGTGGAGCATCCTGTTTGGGGAACGTATGCTCAACGTCTTTTAAATCCTGAAGAAAGGCTCTGGAGAAATCCCAGCAATGGTGGTCATGATGACAAGGCACATCCTCCTATTCATCCAACAAAATTTACTACTGGTGAAACCAACTGGTCTGAAGACCACCGC AAAGTGTATGAGCTTGTTGTTCGCCACTTCCTTGCTTGTTGCTCCCAACCTGCCGTTGGAGCCGAAACAACTGTGGAAATTGACATCGCTGGTGAACAGTTCAATGCATCAGGACGTGTCGTGCTTGCT AAAAATTATTTGGATGTTTATCGCTATGACTCATGGGGTGGTTCATTACTTCCAACATACACCGTCGGGCAGCAG TTTGTTCCGACAACTTTAACGCTTGATTCAGGAGTGACTCGACCACCGCCTCTTCTTGCTGAAGCTGACCTCCTTAGCTGCATGGATAAA GCAGGAATCGGCACCGATGCAACCATGCATGAACACATAAAGAAGCTACTTGACCGCTGTTATGCAACCAAAGATGCAAATTCACGTTTCTCACCAACAAATCTT GGGGAGGCATTGGTAATGGGTTATGATGAAATGGG GTATGAGCTTTGGAAACCTTATTTAAGATCAATGATGGAAGCTGATATGAAAGCAGTTAGTATCGGTACAAAGAGTAAATCGGAAGTACTTCAGGGTTGTTTGCAGCAGATGGAGGCTTGTTTTCGTGAT GCAAGGGAAAACAAAGTAAAGCTTCTTGATGCAATGGGGACATTCTTTGCTAG GTCGAATAGACCTATCAACGAGACACAACCCGCTGAAGTTGTAAGGCGTTGTGGTTTATGCAacgcctctgatatgttgctaaaGCGAAGGCCG ACTGGTGGTTTTATGGTTGGCTGTGGGGGCTATCCTCTGTGTAGAAATGTAGTATGGCTGCCCGGATCCCTTGCAGAAGCTGCTGTGACACAACACATTTGTCCTACCTGTGTTCCAG GTCCTGTTCGTAAGATTCAGTTCAAGTTCAACCGAAGGGATATCCcaccaaattatgatgttgatcacCTAG GTTGCGTTGGTGGATGTGATGATGTACTCAAAGAACTTACAGAGCTAAGTAGATTTGGAGGTCATAACCAGACTGCAACACCAG CACGAAGCCAAAGCCAGACTCAGACTCCAAGTGGTGTAAGGCAGGGGACTCCAAGGCAGGATTTACATACTGGTTTTCGTCCGACGGGGCAATTTACTAACGAGCACACACCTGTTATGAACCCCCAAG CAAGAGGTCAAAGCCAGAATACAAGTGGTGTAAGGCAGGGGGCTCCACCTCCAAGGCAGGATTTACATACTGGTTTTCGTACAGGAAGGCAATTTGCTAATGAGCAGACACCTGGTGTGAATCCCCAAGGTTTTCGTTCAACCCATACCCAAAGCTCAAGAAATGCGTCAG ATGCGCGTCAAGTATTGTGCACTACATGTGGAGAAGCATGTATATCGCGGACTGCTAATACAGAGGCTAATAGAGGGAGGAAGTTCTATAAATGTCAAAATTCTTGCGGCTTCTTCGC ATGGGAAGACGAGCTGGAGAACGTGGTGCCCAGGGGCCGTGGGCGCGGTGGCCGTGGTAGCAGCAGCAGGGCATCCGCATCAGCATCGGCAGGCCGGAGAGGCGGTGGGCGAGGCAGGAGGGGCCGCGGCCGGAACAATGACGGTGATGGCATGACGTTCGTTTCAGCGACCGGCGACACTGTGCACGGCTGCTGCTTCACCTGCGGTGACCCTTCCCACTTCGCCAATGTCTGCCCGAACCGGGGGAGATAG
- the LOC127296852 gene encoding DNA topoisomerase 3-alpha isoform X2: MVLLRPRRPLPRPRPQGRSPVQDKQDIKRTLEEEARTCQWLVLWLDCDREGENIAYEVVDICAGANRHLNIYRARFSALIPREIHDAVQHLARPNKLFADAVDARQEIDLRIGASFTRFQTMLLKDAFVLDVSGEERNMVLSYGPCQFPTLGFIVERFWEIQAHEPEEFWTINCSHTSDEGTASFLWIRGHLFDYSSAVVIYEMCVEEPMATVHNVRNQEKLKYPPYPLSTVELQKRASRCCRMSSEHTMKVAEELYQAGFISYPRTETDSFSPNTDLHAIVQEQVEHPVWGTYAQRLLNPEERLWRNPSNGGHDDKAHPPIHPTKFTTGETNWSEDHRKVYELVVRHFLACCSQPAVGAETTVEIDIAGEQFNASGRVVLAKNYLDVYRYDSWGGSLLPTYTVGQQFVPTTLTLDSGVTRPPPLLAEADLLSCMDKAGIGTDATMHEHIKKLLDRCYATKDANSRFSPTNLGEALVMGYDEMGYELWKPYLRSMMEADMKAVSIGTKSKSEVLQGCLQQMEACFRDARENKVKLLDAMGTFFARSNRPINETQPAEVVRRCGLCNASDMLLKRRPTGGFMVGCGGYPLCRNVVWLPGSLAEAAVTQHICPTCVPGPVRKIQFKFNRRDIPPNYDVDHLGCVGGCDDVLKELTELSRFGGHNQTATPARSQSQTQTPSGVRQGTPRQDLHTGFRPTGQFTNEHTPVMNPQARGQSQNTSGVRQGAPPPRQDLHTGFRTGRQFANEQTPGVNPQGFRSTHTQSSRNASDARQVLCTTCGEACISRTANTEANRGRKFYKCQNSCGFFAWEDELENVVPRGRGRGGRGSSSRASASASAGRRGGGRGRRGRGRNNDGDGMTFVSATGDTVHGCCFTCGDPSHFANVCPNRGR, translated from the exons ATGGTACTCCTGCGACCCCGTCGACCTCTTCCACGCCCCCGTCCGCAAGGCCGTTCCCCAG TGCAGGATAAACAGGACATAAAAAGAACATTGGAGGAGGAAGCTAGGACGTGTCAGTGGCTTGTGTTATGGCTTGATTGTGATAGAGAGGGTGAGAATATTGCATATGAAGTGGTTGATATTTGTGCCGGCGCCAACCGTCATCTCAACATTTATAGAGCTCGTTTCTCAGCTTTGATTCCCAG GGAGATACATGATGCCGTGCAACATCTTGCCAGACCCAACAAGCTCTTTGCTGATGCGGTGGATGCAAGACAG GAAATTGACCTTCGCATAGGTGCCTCCTTCACTAGGTTTCAGACAATGCTTCTTAAAGATGCTTTTGTCCTTGATGTCAGTGGGGAAGAAAGGAATATGGTTCTGAGTTATGGTCCTTGCCAG TTTCCAACCCTAGGATTCATTGTCGAGCGTTTCTGGGAGATACAAGCGCACGAACCTGAAGAGTTCTGGACAATAAATTGTTCTCACACTTCAGACGAAGGCACTGCATCCTTTCTTTGGAT ACGTGGTCATTTGTTTGATTACTCATCCGCTGTTGTAATCTATGAAATGTGTGTTGAAGAACCAATGGCAACA GTACATAATGTCAGAAATCAGGAGAAACTAAAATACCCTCCATATCCACTAAGTACTGTGGAGCTTCAGAAACGTGCTTCTAGGTGCTGTAGAATGAGTTCAGAGCACACAATGAAG GTGGCTGAAGAACTTTATCAAGCTGGATTCATTAGTTATCCCAGGACAGAGACTGATAGTTTCTCTCCAAACACTGACCTACAT GCAATTGTACAAGAACAAGTGGAGCATCCTGTTTGGGGAACGTATGCTCAACGTCTTTTAAATCCTGAAGAAAGGCTCTGGAGAAATCCCAGCAATGGTGGTCATGATGACAAGGCACATCCTCCTATTCATCCAACAAAATTTACTACTGGTGAAACCAACTGGTCTGAAGACCACCGC AAAGTGTATGAGCTTGTTGTTCGCCACTTCCTTGCTTGTTGCTCCCAACCTGCCGTTGGAGCCGAAACAACTGTGGAAATTGACATCGCTGGTGAACAGTTCAATGCATCAGGACGTGTCGTGCTTGCT AAAAATTATTTGGATGTTTATCGCTATGACTCATGGGGTGGTTCATTACTTCCAACATACACCGTCGGGCAGCAG TTTGTTCCGACAACTTTAACGCTTGATTCAGGAGTGACTCGACCACCGCCTCTTCTTGCTGAAGCTGACCTCCTTAGCTGCATGGATAAA GCAGGAATCGGCACCGATGCAACCATGCATGAACACATAAAGAAGCTACTTGACCGCTGTTATGCAACCAAAGATGCAAATTCACGTTTCTCACCAACAAATCTT GGGGAGGCATTGGTAATGGGTTATGATGAAATGGG GTATGAGCTTTGGAAACCTTATTTAAGATCAATGATGGAAGCTGATATGAAAGCAGTTAGTATCGGTACAAAGAGTAAATCGGAAGTACTTCAGGGTTGTTTGCAGCAGATGGAGGCTTGTTTTCGTGAT GCAAGGGAAAACAAAGTAAAGCTTCTTGATGCAATGGGGACATTCTTTGCTAG GTCGAATAGACCTATCAACGAGACACAACCCGCTGAAGTTGTAAGGCGTTGTGGTTTATGCAacgcctctgatatgttgctaaaGCGAAGGCCG ACTGGTGGTTTTATGGTTGGCTGTGGGGGCTATCCTCTGTGTAGAAATGTAGTATGGCTGCCCGGATCCCTTGCAGAAGCTGCTGTGACACAACACATTTGTCCTACCTGTGTTCCAG GTCCTGTTCGTAAGATTCAGTTCAAGTTCAACCGAAGGGATATCCcaccaaattatgatgttgatcacCTAG GTTGCGTTGGTGGATGTGATGATGTACTCAAAGAACTTACAGAGCTAAGTAGATTTGGAGGTCATAACCAGACTGCAACACCAG CACGAAGCCAAAGCCAGACTCAGACTCCAAGTGGTGTAAGGCAGGGGACTCCAAGGCAGGATTTACATACTGGTTTTCGTCCGACGGGGCAATTTACTAACGAGCACACACCTGTTATGAACCCCCAAG CAAGAGGTCAAAGCCAGAATACAAGTGGTGTAAGGCAGGGGGCTCCACCTCCAAGGCAGGATTTACATACTGGTTTTCGTACAGGAAGGCAATTTGCTAATGAGCAGACACCTGGTGTGAATCCCCAAGGTTTTCGTTCAACCCATACCCAAAGCTCAAGAAATGCGTCAG ATGCGCGTCAAGTATTGTGCACTACATGTGGAGAAGCATGTATATCGCGGACTGCTAATACAGAGGCTAATAGAGGGAGGAAGTTCTATAAATGTCAAAATTCTTGCGGCTTCTTCGC ATGGGAAGACGAGCTGGAGAACGTGGTGCCCAGGGGCCGTGGGCGCGGTGGCCGTGGTAGCAGCAGCAGGGCATCCGCATCAGCATCGGCAGGCCGGAGAGGCGGTGGGCGAGGCAGGAGGGGCCGCGGCCGGAACAATGACGGTGATGGCATGACGTTCGTTTCAGCGACCGGCGACACTGTGCACGGCTGCTGCTTCACCTGCGGTGACCCTTCCCACTTCGCCAATGTCTGCCCGAACCGGGGGAGATAG